Proteins from a single region of Polynucleobacter sp. KF022:
- a CDS encoding phasin family protein, whose amino-acid sequence MNQDQITAKLSQINSKGLEATFSLSEAALENAQKLAELNYAASKDALVNTQDGIQQVLTAKDPKQVTEIFTADALQAAGNQAVAYQKKVSKVLRDSNKEFVNVVDASIDQLQDGFQDWINTVAANAPAGSDAFLSSFKTVYGSALQGFEQFRAASKEAFATAEKTADQAIETVQGQIAQVKKAATPASRSRKAA is encoded by the coding sequence ATGAACCAAGATCAAATCACCGCAAAATTGTCCCAAATTAACAGCAAGGGCCTCGAAGCTACATTTTCTTTGAGCGAAGCTGCTTTGGAAAATGCTCAAAAATTAGCTGAATTGAACTATGCAGCCTCTAAGGATGCATTGGTAAATACACAAGACGGCATTCAGCAAGTATTGACAGCTAAAGATCCTAAGCAAGTTACCGAGATCTTCACTGCTGATGCATTGCAAGCTGCTGGCAATCAAGCCGTTGCTTATCAAAAGAAAGTAAGCAAAGTATTGCGCGATAGCAATAAAGAATTTGTAAATGTTGTTGATGCCAGCATCGACCAGTTGCAAGATGGCTTCCAAGATTGGATCAACACTGTTGCTGCTAACGCACCAGCCGGTTCTGATGCTTTCTTATCTTCATTTAAGACTGTATACGGTAGTGCATTGCAAGGTTTTGAGCAGTTCCGTGCTGCTAGCAAAGAGGCATTTGCTACTGCAGAGAAAACAGCTGATCAAGCAATCGAAACAGTACAAGGTCAAATTGCTCAAGTGAAGAAAGCTGCTACACCTGCGTCACGTAGCCGTAAAGCTGCTTAA
- the prmC gene encoding peptide chain release factor N(5)-glutamine methyltransferase, which translates to MSKDFSLRTLLSATALNPAEAKILMAYILEKYYKLPRSALLSQDELELNEQALNEWKSLESKRLLGEPIAYLIGKRGFYNIALYIAPGVLIPRPETELLVEVGLEEINRLNAPAKILDLGTGSGAIALAIAHEAPQAIVTATDQSHEALEIAKANAKQLKVADQVQFFQGSWYTALQAGTTFDVILSNPPYIDSQDPHLKQGDLRFEPLSALTDHQNGLSCLEMIISEAKQHLNPNGLIAVEHGFDQSDAVVALMKLAGLSNIQTHLDLAGHYRVASGRK; encoded by the coding sequence GTGAGTAAAGACTTTAGTCTGCGAACATTATTAAGTGCCACGGCACTTAATCCTGCTGAAGCAAAAATACTGATGGCTTACATTCTTGAGAAGTACTACAAGCTTCCACGCTCCGCCCTGCTATCACAAGATGAACTAGAGCTTAACGAGCAAGCACTAAATGAATGGAAATCGCTCGAATCCAAGAGACTTCTGGGTGAACCCATTGCGTATCTCATCGGTAAAAGAGGTTTTTACAATATCGCGCTTTACATTGCCCCCGGTGTTTTGATCCCACGGCCTGAAACCGAGTTATTGGTTGAAGTTGGTTTAGAGGAAATCAATCGATTAAATGCTCCAGCAAAAATATTGGATTTGGGCACGGGCTCTGGAGCAATCGCCCTTGCAATCGCGCATGAAGCCCCACAAGCAATTGTTACTGCGACAGATCAATCTCATGAGGCTTTAGAAATTGCTAAAGCGAATGCGAAGCAACTAAAGGTTGCTGATCAAGTGCAATTTTTCCAGGGCAGCTGGTATACGGCTTTACAAGCTGGCACCACCTTTGACGTCATCCTTAGCAATCCTCCATATATAGACTCTCAAGATCCACACTTAAAACAAGGCGACCTCCGTTTCGAGCCTCTCTCGGCGCTTACCGACCATCAAAATGGACTTAGTTGCCTAGAGATGATTATTTCTGAGGCTAAACAGCACCTCAATCCAAACGGTTTGATTGCGGTCGAGCATGGGTTTGACCAATCGGATGCCGTAGTGGCCCTAATGAAGCTAGCTGGGTTAAGTAATATTCAGACCCATTTAGACTTGGCCGGACATTACCGAGTCGCATCTGGCAGAAAATAA
- the grxD gene encoding Grx4 family monothiol glutaredoxin has protein sequence MDTQAQIKEIVTSHPVVLFMKGTAQFPQCGFSGNAVNILRASGVEKLHTVNVLEDAGIRQGIKEYANWPTIPQLYINGEFIGGSDIMTEMFQSGELQKLVKA, from the coding sequence ATGGACACACAAGCACAAATTAAAGAAATCGTTACTAGCCATCCTGTAGTCTTGTTCATGAAGGGGACTGCACAGTTTCCCCAATGCGGCTTTTCTGGGAATGCCGTGAATATCTTGCGTGCTAGCGGAGTTGAAAAGCTACATACAGTGAATGTTTTGGAAGATGCAGGAATTCGTCAAGGTATTAAGGAATATGCAAATTGGCCAACAATTCCTCAGCTTTATATCAACGGTGAATTCATTGGCGGATCTGACATTATGACGGAAATGTTTCAATCCGGTGAACTACAAAAACTCGTTAAAGCCTAA
- a CDS encoding MFS transporter, giving the protein MSKKDSPSYRKVAIAACFGTFLEWYDFLTFATLAVVFAPLFFPSSDPNTALLASLATFGVGMVVRPMGAALFGSMGDRIGRKPVFMITIALMGFATVCVGFLPTYAQAGIWAPILLVSLRLLQGLSAGGEIGGSAVYLTEHAGNDYRGFKTSFLQLMGPLGILFSTLQIAFLRGYLSPEEFQSWGWRVPFWISIILLLIAFKARMALEETPVFLELSKTQQKPASPLLNNFRDPHTRKRMFLLFFCISAGGAVLFFCVQVYTAIFLKTSVKLAPELVDQLSIYATLTLFPLTIFAGWLSDKIGRKPVVVSGLLLGSIFILPAFHLLKTVGMQYLLNPSNGLGFILIAMLLSGLSLALALVVGPQTAMLAELFPAKTRNSAATLPHNLAAGWIGGLLPFIVTWLNQRWQSDSAGLWYPTIFLATAAIVAILYLPETKKVSLLD; this is encoded by the coding sequence ATGTCTAAAAAAGATTCCCCCTCTTATCGAAAAGTGGCAATTGCAGCCTGCTTTGGCACCTTTTTAGAGTGGTATGACTTTCTCACTTTTGCCACTCTTGCCGTGGTTTTTGCCCCGCTCTTCTTTCCCTCCAGCGATCCCAACACAGCCTTATTGGCCAGCCTAGCGACGTTTGGGGTTGGGATGGTAGTGAGGCCTATGGGGGCAGCTCTTTTTGGCTCTATGGGCGATCGTATCGGCCGAAAGCCTGTATTTATGATCACCATCGCATTAATGGGTTTTGCAACTGTTTGCGTTGGGTTTTTGCCAACTTATGCTCAAGCTGGAATTTGGGCGCCAATCCTACTTGTCAGCTTAAGGCTACTCCAAGGACTCTCAGCAGGCGGTGAAATCGGCGGAAGCGCTGTTTACCTTACAGAGCATGCTGGAAATGATTACAGAGGATTCAAAACCAGCTTTCTGCAACTCATGGGCCCACTTGGGATTTTGTTTTCCACCCTGCAAATTGCATTTCTTAGAGGCTACCTCTCCCCAGAAGAATTTCAATCTTGGGGATGGCGGGTGCCTTTTTGGATCTCCATCATTTTGTTATTGATTGCATTCAAAGCGCGCATGGCTTTAGAAGAAACACCGGTTTTTTTAGAGCTGAGTAAGACCCAACAAAAACCTGCGAGCCCCCTACTCAATAATTTTCGCGACCCGCACACTCGCAAGCGAATGTTTCTGCTTTTCTTCTGTATTTCGGCAGGCGGTGCAGTACTTTTCTTTTGCGTACAAGTCTATACAGCGATTTTTCTCAAAACCTCCGTAAAGCTTGCGCCGGAATTAGTTGACCAGCTCAGTATTTATGCAACGCTTACGCTATTTCCTCTGACAATTTTTGCAGGCTGGCTATCCGACAAAATTGGTCGCAAGCCAGTTGTCGTTAGCGGCCTTCTTTTGGGGTCAATCTTTATTTTGCCGGCATTTCATTTGCTCAAAACGGTTGGCATGCAATATTTATTAAATCCAAGTAATGGCCTCGGTTTTATCCTGATTGCCATGCTGCTTAGTGGTCTTTCTCTAGCGCTTGCTTTAGTTGTTGGACCGCAAACGGCAATGCTGGCAGAACTCTTTCCTGCAAAGACTAGAAATAGTGCAGCAACGCTACCTCACAACCTAGCGGCGGGATGGATTGGTGGTTTACTACCCTTCATTGTTACCTGGCTTAACCAGCGATGGCAAAGTGATAGTGCAGGTCTTTGGTATCCAACGATCTTCTTGGCAACTGCAGCCATTGTTGCCATTCTCTACTTACCGGAAACAAAAAAGGTGTCTTTATTGGACTAG
- a CDS encoding DsbC family protein, translated as MNKFLSTFVVIGAMLFCAGIAHAQPEQQIKTEIQKKLGTNAKVKSVSPAPVSGLYEVLVGNDIFYTDNSGKYLIQGEIIELATGKNITEQRQADLNRIKWSDLSPANAIKNVRGNGSRQLAVFSDPNCGYCKRLEKSLQQLDNVTIYTYLIPILSADSAQKSKQIWCSPDANRAYMDWMINGIAPSGKGECSTPLDKNMAFAKTYGVTGTPTLFFTDGSRFPGAVQITDIEKKFNSLK; from the coding sequence TTGAATAAATTCTTATCTACGTTTGTCGTGATTGGTGCCATGCTATTTTGTGCTGGAATAGCTCATGCGCAACCAGAGCAACAAATAAAAACAGAAATCCAGAAGAAACTGGGTACGAACGCCAAAGTAAAAAGTGTTTCACCCGCGCCGGTATCAGGTTTATATGAAGTATTGGTTGGCAATGATATTTTTTATACGGATAACTCTGGAAAGTACTTGATTCAAGGCGAAATTATTGAGCTTGCAACTGGCAAAAATATTACAGAGCAAAGACAGGCTGATTTAAATCGAATTAAATGGAGTGACTTAAGTCCTGCCAATGCGATCAAAAATGTTCGCGGAAATGGAAGTCGTCAGCTAGCTGTATTTTCTGATCCCAACTGCGGCTACTGTAAGCGTCTAGAAAAATCACTGCAGCAATTGGATAACGTGACCATCTATACCTATCTAATCCCAATCCTATCTGCGGACTCTGCACAGAAATCAAAACAAATTTGGTGCTCTCCAGATGCGAATAGGGCCTATATGGATTGGATGATTAACGGTATTGCGCCAAGCGGCAAGGGGGAATGCAGTACACCGCTAGATAAGAATATGGCCTTTGCAAAGACTTATGGAGTTACGGGTACACCAACATTATTCTTTACTGATGGCAGCCGCTTCCCTGGTGCTGTACAAATTACCGATATCGAAAAGAAATTTAACTCACTAAAATAA
- a CDS encoding DNA recombination protein RmuC yields the protein MRSALTRTELQIQTELALSQSLRAERDQALQNAIRLEAELDSERKQGLGRIESLNEAKEALTNQFKNLANEILEDKSKRFTEQNAASLDALLKPLQTKLTEFKEQVSSSYGNEARERHALKSEIERLANLNLRMSDETRSLTQALKGDSKVQGNWGELVLESILESSGLRKGEEYLVQDSHTQTDGSRLQPDVVIKLPEGRSLVVDSKVSITAYARHAETTDPDTADQELAAHIQSLRQHIQGLSGKNYSSLYGVGSVDFVLMFVPIEPAFLLALKTAPNLYQEALAKNIVLVCPSTLMATLRTVAHLWRQDHQNRNALEIAKQCGNLYDKFVGFVDDLEKLGQRLDQAQTSYHNAFNKLKTGKGNLIRSAEKVRELGVKPSKNLAPPLIESSSDFE from the coding sequence TTGCGCTCTGCTCTTACTCGTACTGAGCTACAGATCCAAACAGAGCTTGCACTTAGCCAAAGTCTTCGTGCTGAACGTGATCAGGCACTCCAAAATGCTATCCGACTAGAGGCAGAGTTGGATTCTGAACGCAAGCAAGGCTTGGGAAGAATTGAATCTCTAAATGAAGCTAAAGAAGCACTAACGAATCAGTTTAAAAATTTAGCTAATGAAATCTTGGAAGATAAATCCAAGCGTTTTACCGAACAAAACGCAGCTAGCTTAGATGCCCTTCTTAAGCCCTTGCAAACTAAGCTCACCGAATTTAAGGAGCAAGTTAGTAGCTCTTACGGCAATGAAGCGCGCGAACGCCATGCACTCAAAAGTGAAATTGAGCGCCTAGCCAATCTCAATCTGCGCATGTCAGATGAGACCCGCTCCCTCACCCAGGCATTAAAAGGCGACTCCAAGGTCCAGGGTAACTGGGGAGAGCTGGTACTGGAATCTATTTTGGAATCCTCCGGCCTGCGAAAGGGTGAGGAGTATTTAGTTCAGGATAGTCATACCCAAACTGATGGTTCACGCCTTCAACCAGACGTTGTTATTAAACTGCCGGAAGGTAGGAGTCTGGTCGTTGATAGCAAAGTGTCGATTACGGCTTACGCAAGACATGCCGAAACCACAGATCCCGATACTGCAGACCAAGAGTTAGCTGCACACATACAATCTCTGCGCCAACATATCCAAGGCCTCTCTGGAAAGAACTACAGCTCTCTTTATGGAGTGGGCTCTGTGGACTTCGTTTTAATGTTCGTACCGATTGAACCAGCATTCTTGCTCGCACTTAAGACTGCACCCAATCTATACCAAGAAGCACTAGCAAAAAATATTGTTTTAGTTTGTCCAAGTACTTTAATGGCAACACTCAGAACGGTTGCCCATCTCTGGCGACAGGACCACCAAAATCGCAATGCATTAGAGATTGCAAAACAGTGTGGCAATCTCTACGATAAATTTGTTGGCTTTGTTGATGATCTTGAGAAGCTTGGACAAAGACTGGATCAAGCACAAACCAGTTATCACAATGCATTCAATAAACTAAAGACTGGTAAGGGCAACCTGATACGCTCTGCTGAGAAAGTGCGGGAGCTTGGAGTCAAGCCCAGTAAGAACCTGGCCCCACCCTTAATTGAGTCCTCTTCGGACTTTGAATAA
- a CDS encoding PDZ domain-containing protein, which produces MNIADLPAIQYTVWPADLHGHRFRVKLHIANPDPSGQVLQMPTWIPGSYLIRDFSKHIESIEAVSAIGAKKKIALERIDNDHWRLPPVNDPIEILTTVYAFDSSVRAAYLDSERAFFNATSLCLAVKGQEHLPCSLAITAPEAAFADHWTVQTTLRAAKTDGRGFGFYLARNYDDLLDHPVAMGEFQLVHWKSNGTAHRMAIQGCNHIVDSKRLANDLHAICSSTIELFEPKTKRAPFGEYLFLVNAVLNGYGGLEHRNSTALLCRRDQIPQENILFEESSYREFLGLCSHEYFHAWLVKRIQPKVFQPYDLAKRNHTRLLWVFEGFTSYYDDLQLLRSKRIDLKTYLRLVSDNWNGILRGPGRQKQSLADSSFDAWTKYYQADENTPNSVVSYYGKGALLALGLDLQIRAFSKNKQSLDDLMRLIWQKHGITLEGITENGLDNLLLELLGDGFSKTWNDIKVRYVFGVEDIPIQKWIDSNLVAVKLKPQTTLEKLKLKFGMRHTDANGWLKVTHVLDGGIAQAAGLSAGDLLASVDGQRITSARWDRVLGSLAENSNARMTFYRDDLEHERMVSLQSVPVPAQYELIPKKDA; this is translated from the coding sequence ATGAATATCGCCGACTTACCTGCAATCCAATATACGGTCTGGCCGGCCGACCTTCATGGTCATCGCTTTCGAGTCAAGTTACATATTGCTAATCCCGATCCCAGCGGCCAGGTGTTGCAAATGCCTACTTGGATTCCGGGAAGCTATTTAATACGTGATTTCAGTAAACATATAGAGTCGATTGAAGCAGTCTCTGCAATTGGCGCGAAGAAAAAAATCGCACTAGAACGAATCGATAATGACCATTGGCGCCTACCGCCAGTGAATGACCCTATTGAGATATTGACAACTGTCTACGCGTTTGATTCCTCAGTGCGCGCAGCCTATTTGGATTCTGAACGCGCATTCTTTAACGCAACTAGTCTTTGTTTGGCAGTCAAAGGGCAAGAGCATTTACCTTGTTCGCTTGCCATTACCGCACCTGAAGCAGCTTTTGCTGATCATTGGACAGTTCAAACTACTTTAAGAGCGGCCAAGACTGATGGGCGTGGATTTGGTTTTTATCTGGCAAGAAATTATGATGATCTACTTGATCATCCTGTTGCGATGGGCGAATTTCAGCTGGTGCATTGGAAATCAAATGGTACGGCTCACCGCATGGCCATTCAAGGATGCAATCATATAGTCGACTCTAAGCGTCTTGCGAATGATCTACATGCAATTTGCAGCAGCACCATTGAGTTATTTGAACCAAAAACTAAACGTGCGCCTTTTGGTGAATACCTGTTTTTAGTGAATGCCGTCTTAAATGGGTATGGCGGTCTTGAGCATCGCAATAGCACTGCATTACTGTGTCGGCGAGATCAAATTCCCCAAGAAAATATTCTCTTTGAAGAATCTTCTTACAGAGAATTTTTAGGTTTATGCAGCCACGAGTATTTCCATGCATGGTTGGTCAAACGTATTCAGCCAAAAGTATTTCAACCTTACGATCTAGCTAAGAGAAATCACACTCGCCTGCTCTGGGTGTTTGAAGGATTCACCAGCTATTACGATGATCTTCAACTGTTGCGCAGTAAGCGGATTGACCTAAAAACTTACCTCAGACTTGTTTCTGATAACTGGAACGGTATCTTGCGTGGCCCCGGGCGTCAAAAGCAAAGTCTAGCTGACAGCTCATTTGATGCTTGGACCAAGTATTACCAGGCAGATGAAAATACTCCAAATTCAGTTGTTAGCTACTATGGCAAGGGAGCATTACTAGCCCTCGGTCTTGATTTACAGATCCGCGCATTTTCCAAGAATAAACAATCTCTAGATGACCTCATGCGCCTCATTTGGCAAAAGCATGGCATCACTCTTGAGGGCATTACAGAAAATGGTTTAGATAATTTGCTCTTGGAATTACTAGGTGACGGCTTTAGCAAAACCTGGAACGACATAAAAGTACGTTATGTGTTTGGGGTGGAGGATATTCCAATCCAAAAATGGATTGACTCCAATTTAGTTGCGGTAAAACTTAAACCTCAAACAACACTTGAAAAACTCAAGTTGAAATTTGGCATGCGACATACAGATGCCAATGGTTGGCTTAAGGTAACTCATGTACTCGATGGCGGCATTGCTCAAGCTGCAGGCTTATCAGCTGGTGACTTACTGGCCAGCGTTGATGGGCAACGCATTACCAGTGCACGCTGGGACAGAGTCTTGGGTAGCCTTGCTGAAAATTCTAATGCTCGCATGACCTTCTATCGCGATGATCTAGAGCATGAGCGTATGGTATCTCTGCAATCAGTTCCGGTGCCTGCACAATATGAATTGATACCTAAAAAAGATGCTTAG
- the hemA gene encoding glutamyl-tRNA reductase, producing the protein MKLLTLGINHHTAPVAIREKVAFDPEFLQEALHDLRHHLVGANHAGLPEATILSTCNRTEVYCAANDDSAAGILHEATFDWLAKTQQLAPSSLEPHIYSLPQSDAVRHAFRVACGLDSMVIGETQILGQMKDAVRTANDAGVLGTYLNQLFQKTFAVAKEVRGSTEIGAHSISMAAASVRLSERIFEKIADQKILFIGAGEMITLCATHFVARKPKNVAIANRTIERGQELADSISAQDVEAESFKLSELPGRLHEFDIIVSSTASSLPIIGLGMVESALKQRRHKPMVMIDLAVPRDFEPEISRLDDVYLYTVDDLGVMIQTGANLRQAAVSQAEAIIEDRVGNFMHWMQGRNAVPLIQDIQQQGERLRQLELERAMKRLMRGDDPQEVLNAMAQGLTNKFLHGSLHALQHSNGAERDALIKLLPKLFASHSKPEDH; encoded by the coding sequence ATGAAGTTGTTGACACTCGGCATCAATCATCACACAGCGCCGGTCGCCATTCGGGAAAAGGTCGCCTTTGACCCCGAATTTCTCCAAGAAGCGTTGCACGATCTTCGCCATCATTTAGTTGGCGCGAATCATGCTGGGCTGCCCGAAGCCACAATCTTGTCGACTTGCAACCGCACGGAAGTGTATTGCGCTGCCAATGATGACAGTGCCGCAGGTATCTTGCATGAGGCGACTTTTGATTGGTTAGCAAAAACCCAACAACTCGCGCCAAGTAGTCTTGAGCCGCATATTTATTCCTTGCCACAATCCGATGCAGTTCGACATGCATTCAGAGTGGCATGCGGCTTAGACTCGATGGTGATCGGCGAGACTCAAATCTTAGGTCAAATGAAAGATGCGGTTCGCACTGCAAATGACGCTGGCGTTTTAGGAACCTATCTCAACCAACTCTTTCAAAAAACATTTGCAGTCGCCAAAGAGGTACGTGGTTCAACTGAAATCGGCGCCCACTCTATTTCCATGGCTGCAGCATCTGTTCGGCTATCCGAACGCATCTTTGAAAAAATTGCTGATCAGAAAATTTTGTTTATTGGTGCAGGTGAGATGATTACTTTATGTGCAACTCATTTTGTTGCGCGTAAACCAAAAAATGTAGCGATTGCAAATCGCACTATTGAGCGTGGCCAAGAATTGGCAGACTCTATTTCTGCACAGGATGTAGAAGCTGAATCCTTTAAGCTCTCAGAGTTGCCCGGACGACTCCACGAGTTCGACATTATTGTGTCTAGCACCGCCTCATCACTGCCAATTATTGGTCTTGGTATGGTGGAGAGCGCTCTTAAACAGCGCCGCCACAAGCCAATGGTAATGATTGACTTAGCGGTACCTCGTGACTTTGAGCCAGAGATCTCACGCTTGGATGACGTTTATCTCTACACAGTCGATGACTTGGGAGTCATGATTCAGACTGGCGCCAACTTACGTCAAGCAGCAGTAAGTCAGGCAGAAGCAATCATCGAAGATCGTGTTGGTAACTTTATGCATTGGATGCAAGGCCGCAATGCTGTCCCACTCATTCAAGATATTCAGCAACAAGGTGAACGTTTGCGCCAGCTTGAACTTGAGCGCGCAATGAAACGTTTAATGCGCGGCGACGATCCACAAGAAGTTCTGAATGCGATGGCTCAAGGTCTCACCAATAAATTTTTGCATGGCTCACTCCATGCACTGCAACACTCCAATGGCGCTGAGCGTGACGCCTTGATAAAGTTGTTACCAAAACTATTTGCCTCGCACTCCAAACCAGAAGATCATTAG
- the prfA gene encoding peptide chain release factor 1, whose product MKPSMRAKLDHLDTRLAELNSLLTSEEATKDMDAYRKLTREHSDIATVVEQFGLYKQAEADAQAAEDMRKDPEMKDFADEEQKQALATMEALEDTLQKLLLPKDENDERNVFLEIRAGTGGDESALFAGDLLRMYTRFAERQGWKVEVVSAAESDLGGYKEVVLRLVGQAVYSRLKFESGGHRVQRVPQTETQGRIHTSACTVAVMPEADELEAVKINPAELRIDTFRASGAGGQHINKTDSAVRITHLPTGTVVECQDDRSQHRNREQAMKVLVSRIMDAREREKHQLEAQTRKSLIGSGDRSDRIRTYNFPQGRITDHRINLTLYKIDAMMDGDIDDLCNALASEHQAELLAALGDN is encoded by the coding sequence ATGAAGCCCAGCATGCGGGCTAAGCTAGACCATCTAGACACACGCTTAGCCGAACTTAATTCCTTATTAACTTCCGAAGAAGCAACCAAAGATATGGATGCCTATCGGAAGCTCACGCGCGAACATTCCGATATCGCTACTGTAGTAGAGCAGTTTGGCCTGTATAAGCAAGCAGAGGCAGACGCTCAAGCAGCAGAAGACATGCGCAAAGATCCTGAGATGAAAGACTTTGCCGACGAAGAACAAAAGCAGGCTTTGGCTACCATGGAAGCGCTTGAGGACACATTACAAAAGCTCCTGCTTCCTAAAGATGAAAATGATGAACGCAATGTCTTTTTAGAAATTCGTGCTGGCACTGGCGGTGATGAAAGCGCATTATTCGCCGGTGATCTTCTGCGCATGTATACCCGCTTTGCTGAACGTCAAGGTTGGAAAGTGGAAGTAGTGAGCGCTGCCGAATCAGATTTAGGTGGATATAAAGAGGTGGTGTTACGTCTTGTAGGCCAAGCAGTTTATTCTCGTCTGAAATTTGAGTCTGGTGGCCATCGTGTTCAACGAGTTCCACAAACAGAGACACAAGGTCGCATCCATACATCTGCTTGCACTGTTGCTGTAATGCCAGAGGCAGACGAGCTTGAGGCAGTCAAAATTAATCCCGCAGAATTACGCATTGATACCTTCCGCGCTTCCGGCGCTGGTGGTCAGCACATCAATAAAACAGATTCCGCAGTACGCATTACTCACCTGCCCACTGGTACGGTAGTTGAATGTCAAGATGATCGTAGCCAACATCGCAATCGCGAGCAGGCCATGAAAGTATTAGTCTCACGCATCATGGATGCCCGCGAGCGCGAGAAACACCAATTAGAAGCGCAGACTCGAAAATCTCTGATTGGCTCAGGCGACCGTAGTGATCGCATTCGTACTTATAACTTTCCACAAGGTCGTATCACAGACCATCGCATCAACCTTACTCTTTACAAGATTGATGCGATGATGGATGGGGACATTGATGATTTATGCAATGCTCTTGCCTCAGAGCATCAAGCGGAGTTACTGGCTGCACTAGGTGATAACTAA
- a CDS encoding uracil-DNA glycosylase — translation MKALFSKDDIPSDWRALLGDYFESIDWQSLEKNLQAELDLDSSVVRPEPHNFFKALELTPVNSVKVVILGQDPYHSPGLAQGLAFSIPPEIGINSRAFPSSLRNISKALALEGYGHLPNGDLHGWAKQGVLLLNTALSVKLGEAGSHTNLGWRSLIDSLISALTKKKQNLVWMLWGGHAQSKLPLIENGQKQLILQSSHPSGLGVYKTNKPFLEPGAKASCRHFTQANQWLKDCQLSPIQWVEGVQTDLFS, via the coding sequence TTGAAAGCGCTATTTTCAAAAGACGATATTCCCAGTGATTGGCGCGCATTACTGGGAGACTATTTCGAGTCGATAGATTGGCAATCACTAGAAAAGAATTTGCAAGCTGAACTAGATCTTGACTCGAGCGTTGTAAGGCCGGAGCCTCACAACTTTTTTAAAGCCCTCGAACTCACGCCAGTAAATTCAGTAAAAGTAGTTATTCTGGGACAAGACCCCTACCACTCACCAGGATTAGCCCAAGGATTGGCATTCTCCATCCCCCCTGAAATTGGCATCAATTCGCGCGCTTTTCCGAGCTCACTGCGCAATATCAGCAAAGCACTTGCACTGGAAGGTTACGGCCATTTGCCAAATGGGGATCTGCACGGCTGGGCCAAACAAGGAGTACTTCTCCTGAATACCGCTTTGAGCGTGAAATTGGGTGAGGCAGGCAGTCATACAAATTTGGGATGGAGAAGTTTGATTGATTCTTTAATCAGCGCCCTTACCAAGAAAAAACAAAACTTAGTTTGGATGCTTTGGGGTGGTCACGCCCAGTCCAAACTCCCACTGATTGAAAACGGTCAGAAGCAATTGATTTTGCAATCCTCGCATCCATCAGGTCTTGGCGTATATAAGACTAATAAGCCATTTTTAGAGCCTGGCGCCAAAGCAAGTTGCCGACACTTCACTCAGGCCAATCAATGGCTCAAAGATTGCCAGCTCTCGCCCATACAGTGGGTGGAGGGTGTACAAACTGACTTATTTAGCTAG